The following proteins are co-located in the Solanum pennellii chromosome 1, SPENNV200 genome:
- the LOC107001939 gene encoding F-box protein PP2-A13, with translation MGANVSSIDTNCDDGLNYLPFKPKFDDIPEACVALLLSYLDPPEICKLSRINRLFRAASSADFIWEPKLPSNYNYILQKLLALNVDDALCKKDIFAKLSSPRSFDGDTKQVWIDKKNGGVCLAISSKGMAITGIDDRRYWNHIPTDESRFKTVAYLQQIWWLEVDGDLEFQFPEGTYSLFFRLQLGKATKRHKRRACNYEHVHGWDLKPVQFQLTTADDCRVTSRCYLDNLGTWMQHHVGDFVVKDGTVPTKIKYSLTQIDCTHTKGGLCVDSVLICPTSLAKQLTSC, from the exons ATGGGTGCTAATGTATCTTCAATTGACACAAATTGTGATGATGGGTTGAATTATCTGCCATTTAAGCCTAAGTTTGATGATATACCAGAGGCTTGTGTTGCTCTTCTACTTTCATACCTTGATCCACCTGAGATCTGCAAATTATCGCGTATTAATAGGCTATTTCGTGCTGCTTCATCTGCTGATTTTATATGGGAACCCAAATTGCCCTCTAATTATAactatattcttcaaaaattgcTTGCCCTCAATGTTGATGATGCCCTCtgtaaaaaggacatttttgcTAAGCTTTCTTCTCCCAGGTCCTTTGATGGTGACACAAAG CAAGTATGGATTGACAAGAAGAATGGAGGGGTTTGTTTGGCAATTTCATCTAAAGGAATGGCAATTACCGGCATCGATGATCGCAGATACTGGAATCACATTCCGACCGATGAATCAAG ATTCAAAACTGTAGCTTATCTTCAACAAATCTGGTGGCTTGAAGTCGATGGGGATCTCGAGTTCCAATTCCCAGAAGGGACATATAGTCTATTCTTCAGACTTCAGCTTGGTAAGGCGACAAAGAGGCACAAACGTCGTGCCTGTAACTATGAGCATGTTCATGGCTGGGACTTAAAACCTGTCCAGTTTCAGTTAACAACAGCGGATGATTGTCGTGTGACATCCCGGTGTTATCTGGACAATTTAGGAACTTGGATGCAGCACCATGTAGGAGATTTTGTTGTTAAGGATGGCACTGTTCcaacaaaaatcaaatattcATTGACACAGATAGATTGTACACATACAAAAGGTGGTCTGTGTGTTGATTCTGTGTTAATATGCCCTACTAGCTTAGCTAAACAATTAACTTCTTGTTGA